AGGTGGGGGAATAATGATTAATGAAGTAGTTTGGAAAAATTTCTCATCTGAAATGAATCTCATGTAAAGATATTTCTGCTTTTCTGCAGGGATCGTGGAGACCACACGAAAGCTATTTCCTATTTGAATGCTTTTGCTAATTCTAGTTTGCCTACCTTAACAGTTAAATGGGTCAGGACGGAGATTGGTTATGAATCCGGCACCAATGCACCAACAGGATCATCACCAAGAGCATTTCTAAGTAAGTAGTTCTATTACCATTCAGCAAGCATTTAAACTTACAGCTATACTTGTGTTATTCAAAGCTGTCTTGTGCACTGCAGAATGGATGTTAAACATAGAGAATAAAGGAATTAAGATATTTGATGATGATATGTCAAATTTCCGAGCTGCATTTAATTCAAAAGAAGAGGCGGGTGCAAGCATGGAAGAAGATCAGAAACCAGATTCCAATCTTCTCTTTTACATTGACAACAAGGGTAAAAAAGAATACGGAAATGAGGACAGCAAACAGATGAACGAAAGCATGAGTGCTGCATTTACAGCTGCTGCGCACTCAATGCAATCACCGGTACAAGGAGGAAGAAAACGGAAAACTAAGAAGGGTGAAAATACAAAGCAAGTAAAGTTTGTCAAATATAATGCACTCAAGCACTCTTCATTATCCGGAGAAAGGTCTGCAGATCCAAGAAATGACCATTCAGAGAGCGAGAGTGACGTAGATAATCCATCCTCAGACGAAGATATGGGAATATAAAAGGATCaaaatctttatgaatgtagAGGTAAAGATGGATTTGTGTTTTCCATGTGATTGTTCTGAGAGAGAGGAGTAAAGAGCTACATCCTACTGTAAGCTTGACTATTGAAATCAATTCCATTCAAAGAAGGATTAGTCCAAGTTCATCTTAGGCAGCTTTACTGACTTTTCCTTGAGATTGATTGATGTTAGTTATGCAAGATGCGGAGATCTATTGACAAAACTTGCCTGCTATGATGAAGTGAGCCCATCAAATCAAATCGAAATAAACATGAGTTAGCAAGAGTTGGAGgcggcaaaattgcaaaattactCCCACAATTTAGGGTCATTTCAAATTTGACCTCACACTTTATGAGATTGTAAATTTAACCCTATATTCTGTTGAAAGATACGAAACAAAGTCAAAAtgttgccaaaaaaaaaaaaaacccgtCACACTAACATCCGTTAGAACTATTGGCcaatcatgttttttttacCACAAGCATGCAACTTTTACTTAGGTTTTCTGTTGTTAGTTTGAAAGGAGAATGatgttcaatttaaaatatcataatataaGTTCAAGTTTGAATTTTGCTGGTTAGTAGCAGCACTCAAGTTTGggaatataattgatattttcttaccagAAGTCCTGTTTTGGTGCAAACTGTTTGCATGATCTACTATCAGTATCTAAgtcatgtaataaaattttttttaggtaaatgtaaattttattaactaaaaacaataatagtATGTTAGTTAGAGAGCTATATACACTAcagttttcaatttcaagatGCATCTCGAGGtgttgatttgtttattttgtttatttatttatgttttaaaaaataatccttTCAAACATCAATAGAAACTTTCACAAAAAAacatgcaaaagaaaaaaaaatcatgttgaagctttaaatattgatataattacatttcccacccctaaaatttagtgtaattacacgtaaattccctgtgatttgaaaaagtaCATCTAATaccctgaggtttgcttctatctaataaatacctTCCATCAGTTAAGattaactgaatttgctgatattaataaaaaaaaaacagataaGAATTTATACTTAcccccgattgacttattattgatttattacatgtcaaatcaatatttttataatcaaattaccctcacacagtgaggaggtatatcatcactattataaaagtagtttagtcagaaaaaatttgtttgatttgcaGCAAGTCAATACAGCAAAAACCCcctttgatttgaaaatagacAAAACACCTCTCTGTGTTATAAAAACTCAACTCAATCTCCTACTTATGTTAAATATGACCAAcgacattaattttttgataaaatgatCTTTATGCCCGTGTTCtcgtatatattatttcttattttattaaccaCGTATTGATTATATCAGAGTCATCCGatccaattaattagttagcagttggatcttgaatttataaaaaaaaaaaaatcaatggttcatattttattaattaattaataatatatattataaaaaattataaacaaaattaaaacccaCTCCCCAATCACCACCACCCCCGTCCACCTGCCTCCTCCCTTCTCCCCGCGCCCTGCCTTCTATCCCCCAAATTCGGGCGACAGCGACTCTGGGCGACGCCATTGCCCGGCATTTGTGTGGGAAAAGAAGGCAACGGCATCGCAATCGCCGTCACTCTCTACTACTGCCgcccctattttttttattttttaattctattaatcaagaatattttaattaattaaaattaattttagatagttagaataattaaatatatattttagttaattaattttaaataattattgtacttaaattaatttaaatatatattttagttaattttaaataattataataattattatatttaaagtaatttataacttataattaataattgcttattatttatattgatgtagatattcaaatttaaaaaaatgtattaggtttttaatgtaattttttatttaattgtatttcatattcaatataaatatatttaagaataaaagaatttatatttttaaaagagagaaaaatgaaaggaaaaaaaaaagaataaaaaaaagagttaatGTGATCATAGTAATTTCACATACAATATTGgggtatatatattgatcaattaaatacaaaaagtgtcaaaataagcaaaaattgAAGCTCAAATGCACTTCACGCGCGTGCAATCCATCTTCCGTTAGTTTTTAGCTGCAGAGagtttttgcaaaaaattttaaaacagaaAGGGCCTTtaacctatttttaaaatgtaaagagatttttacttattttaaaaaaatacaaaggagtaaaatgaaatttaaccGTCCTTCCGGACATCCAAAGCAAATACCCTAAGACAAAATAATCCCACAGCAAGCAAGATTATTTTCTTGAGTGTAAATACATGTAACAACTTAAACATGTCGCACTTATCTTctattcatatacatatatatatatagtatttaatGAATGTATGTTCCTTGTAGAATACTAcaaaacaacatatatatcatcaaGTTTTACCATCTTTAAACACTACCCTTTTTAATCTATGGGAATAATTCCAAGAGCTTAAACCTGATCTTCTTCAAGGCCTCAACAACATCTTCCATGCTAATCCTATCACCAGGGCTTTCCATGGAGCATTTCAAAGCCAACTCCATTATGGAAGATAAGCATTCCAACGTTTTATCGACGACGATCTTTTCTTCCGACCTCAACAATCCGGGATCAATGATTCGTGCTATGGCGTTAGGTATGGAGCTCTTCACCCAGCCCCTTAGGCTTAAGTCTCCAGCGAACGTCTCGCTGCTCGGCTTCATTCTTGTAAAAACTTCCATCAGCATAATCCCAAAGCTATATACATCTGACTTTATCGACACTAAACCTTCCGATCCATACTCTGTCGATAGTCGAAAGAAGCAAAATGGACTCATTGATCATACATTAAAAGTTGGAAAGTTGAAGGGATAGATGGTTTACCTGGTGCAATGTAACCCAATGTTGCAAAAGTAGTGGTCTGCACAAAGCTATAGTCTTCGCCTAACAGCTTAGAGATCCCGAAATCACTCAGATGGCCAACCATGTCTTCGTTCAATAGCACATTACTAGGTTTTAAATCACAGTGAACTATGGGTATTGAGTAACCATGATGGAGATATTCCAATGCACATGCTGCATCTATCATTATGCTAGTTCTTTCCATGATGTCCAAGAAACAGTCGTCCGAGTATAGCCACTTCTCCAGGCTCCCTTTAGGCATGTATTCAAGAATCAAGGCCTTGAAATGTGCATTGGAGCAAGCACCGATAACTTTGCATAGATTTCTATGTCGAAGGCTACGTAGTACTTCACATTCCCTGTGGAAACTCTTGAAAGCCCCTTCTTGTTGTAAGTTGAATACCTTAATGGCAATGGTATCTCCGTTTCGAAGAGTCCCTTTATAGACAGAGCTGAAACCACCACTGCCAAGCAAATGGCTATCGTCAAACCCTTCAGTTGCTTGTAGAAGGTCGTTATATGAGGTCCGTAATAGTGTTGCATTCGATGATATTTCCTTCTGAGTTTCTGCAGCTGCTATTTCCTTGCTTCGGTATCTCACAAATATGTATGCCAAGACAAGGAAGAATACTAATGCTGCAGCTCCCAACAAAGCATACAAAACCCGAAGAATCACTTTTCTGCGGTTTGATTTATGAACTTTAGTGTTCTGGCACGGGGGAACACCGTATCTGGGATCACCACAGAGTCCTCCGTTAGACACGAAGGCCTCACCACCGAAGTTCTTGAAGGGGCCACCGTTGGGGATCTCACCACTTAAATCATTGAAAGAAACATTAAAATAGGTGAGATACAGAATTCTCTCCAAGGACCTTGGAATATTGCCAGAAAGATTGTTGTGCGATAAATCCAATTCCGCTAAGTTTACTAGCTGACCAATTGACTCAGGAATAGAcccttcaaatttattatgtgcCAATGAAAGATTAATCAGGTCAAACATATCGCCAACTGAGGGAGGGATGGTGCCAGAGAACTGATTCATTGACAGATCAAGTACTGTTGCAGTCTTCAGGTTTCCAATATCCGGAGACAGAGAGCCGACTAGAACATTTGAAGTCAGATTCAGCTGCAAAAGATCATTCAGCCGCCACAAGCTTGGAGGTATGCCTGAACTCAAATTGTTGTTGCCTATGTATAGAGACCTCAGAGCAGTGAGATTTCCTATGCAGTCTGGAATAGCACCACTGATTTGGTTCTGGTAAAGCAGTAGtccattcaaattttgtaatcCACAAAGATTCTCTGGAATAGGCCCGCTTATCCTGTTCCGCATAAGAGCTAATCCTTGAAGCTTTTGCAGATTCACCAGTGCCTTCGGTATTGATCCTGTCAGCTGATTGCCGTAGAGACTTAAAAGGAACAAATTAGTCAGATTCCCAAACTCATCTGGAATGCTGCCGTAAAGGCCGCAATTGTAACCATAGAAATACTCAAGAGAATTCGACAGATTCCCAACAGAAACAGGAAGAATGCTGCTGAAAAGATTATCCCCTAAAGACAACTTTCTCAGATGTCTGCAGTTTGTCAATGAAGAGATGAAGTTCAGCTCAGACGATTTACTCACAAAGCTGTTTTCACCCAAGTTCATGTCCTGCAGGAAACTCAACTCTCCAAGGGAGTTGGGAACTAGTCCAGTAAAGTTGTTACCAGCAAAGTTTATGACGGTGAGCttagaagaatttgaaatagaatcAGGGATTTCTCCACTTAAATTATTGTTGTTCAAGTAGAGTTCTTCTATATTAGGTAGCCCGTGACCGAAGTTGGATGGAAGCTGGCCTGAGAGTTGATTCATCGAAACGGAAATCGATTGTAAAGTTGATATGTTGAAGATTTCTGTTGGAATGGTACCCATTAAGTTGTTGACTCCCAAATACAGTACTTCCAAAGATTGAAGATTGCCTATCTCTTTTGGGATTGTGCCTACGAAATTATAAGCTCTCAGTTCAAAAGCAGTCATCAATGTCATAAGAACTGCAATTGTACCGAATTTGGAGGTTACCTACCTATCAAGTTGTTGTAGCCAACGTAAAAATTCTGGAGCATCGTTAAATTTCCGACCCCTCTTGGTATGACTCCAGTTATGTTGTTGTAAGATAGTGACCACATCTGAAGTGCTGAGCATTCGCCAATTCTTTCTGGGAGCTCACCGACTAACTcgttcacatggaaaaagacCTCTTGAAGTCGGGAAGAACCAGAGCACATATCAGCAGGGAGAGCGCCAGTCAGGTTACAGTTTGCGATATTAATGTACTGCAGTGAGGAAATATTGAAGATTGTCGAAGGTATAGAGCCTTTAAGAAAGTTATCTCCCATGCCTAACTCCTTCAAGTTCCGAAGGTCGCCCAGCTCTTCTGGGATTTGACCTGTCGGCCGTGCTAAATTGTATCAGGTCTTAATATACAGATCAAGCTAGAAAAAGATGAACTACAAGCATATGATTGATAAGAAATCTTGTATACTTATATAGGAGGAAACGAAATTACCTGTCAAGTCGTTGGAGCCTAGATACAATATCTCAAGTGCCGTTAAGTTGCCAATTCCACTAGGTACAGAGCCGCTAAATTTGTTGTGCGACAATGAAAGCAGACGGAGTTGTGAGCACTGAGAAATGTTT
This Sesamum indicum cultivar Zhongzhi No. 13 linkage group LG5, S_indicum_v1.0, whole genome shotgun sequence DNA region includes the following protein-coding sequences:
- the LOC105162156 gene encoding LRR receptor-like serine/threonine-protein kinase FLS2 is translated as MALTNITTDESALLALKSRLAIDPSHILSRNWSDSTSVCSWIGVTCGSRHQRVTALDISTMGLAGNLPPDMGNLSCVMSLNLSSNSFHGSLPQELAQLRRLEVIDFRFNDFGGDVPSWFGFLGELQFLNLRNNSFSGFGPTSIANMSKLEMLDLSYNSLQGKIPDEIGNLHNLKRLSLQFNKFDGLIPTTIFNISSLESLALTGNSLSGDLQGDLCRSLPRLNELYLSSNELDGQIPSNISQCSQLRLLSLSHNKFSGSVPSGIGNLTALEILYLGSNDLTGQIPEELGDLRNLKELGMGDNFLKGSIPSTIFNISSLQYINIANCNLTGALPADMCSGSSRLQEVFFHVNELVGELPERIGECSALQMWSLSYNNITGVIPRGVGNLTMLQNFYVGYNNLIGTIPKEIGNLQSLEVLYLGVNNLMGTIPTEIFNISTLQSISVSMNQLSGQLPSNFGHGLPNIEELYLNNNNLSGEIPDSISNSSKLTVINFAGNNFTGLVPNSLGELSFLQDMNLGENSFVSKSSELNFISSLTNCRHLRKLSLGDNLFSSILPVSVGNLSNSLEYFYGYNCGLYGSIPDEFGNLTNLFLLSLYGNQLTGSIPKALVNLQKLQGLALMRNRISGPIPENLCGLQNLNGLLLYQNQISGAIPDCIGNLTALRSLYIGNNNLSSGIPPSLWRLNDLLQLNLTSNVLVGSLSPDIGNLKTATVLDLSMNQFSGTIPPSVGDMFDLINLSLAHNKFEGSIPESIGQLVNLAELDLSHNNLSGNIPRSLERILYLTYFNVSFNDLSGEIPNGGPFKNFGGEAFVSNGGLCGDPRYGVPPCQNTKVHKSNRRKVILRVLYALLGAAALVFFLVLAYIFVRYRSKEIAAAETQKEISSNATLLRTSYNDLLQATEGFDDSHLLGSGGFSSVYKGTLRNGDTIAIKVFNLQQEGAFKSFHRECEVLRSLRHRNLCKVIGACSNAHFKALILEYMPKGSLEKWLYSDDCFLDIMERTSIMIDAACALEYLHHGYSIPIVHCDLKPSNVLLNEDMVGHLSDFGISKLLGEDYSFVQTTTFATLGYIAPEYGSEGLVSIKSDVYSFGIMLMEVFTRMKPSSETFAGDLSLRGWVKSSIPNAIARIIDPGLLRSEEKIVVDKTLECLSSIMELALKCSMESPGDRISMEDVVEALKKIRFKLLELFP